The Saccharothrix violaceirubra genome segment TGCTGCGCCGGCGGGGCTAGCCTCGGGCCCCGCCGGCGGGAAGTGCTATTCGCGGGACGCCTCGTGCTCACGCACGACCCGGGGCACGCCGGCGAGGTCCTCGTCGTTGCACAGCAGCTTCAGGTTGTAGTAGGGCGATCCCTTGGTGTCGTCGTAGTCGAGGTGCACGGCGATCACGTCGACCGGTTCGCCCAGCCAGTCCTGGGTCTGCCGCAGCCAGGAGGCGGCCCGTTCGAGGGCGGTGGGCAGGTCGTCGTCCCGGAACTCGACCGGCCGGTAGGGCACGCCTTGGACCTGGTCGCGTTGGTGGGCGGGAAGGGGAAGGTCGACCGCGACCCCCGTGTCGTTCAGCTCGAGTTGGATCGTTTCCTCACTCACCTCAGCAGGGTCTCCCAGTGCGGGCCGGGCGGCAAGCCCGCCGACTGCGTGAGGTGTCACGGCAGGACGGGCAGTTCGGCCAGGCCGCTGACGAGCACGCGCCGCCAGGCCAGGTCCTCGATCGGCCGCGCGGGACGCAGTCGGGGGAACCGGTTGATCAGCACGGACAGGGCCTCGCCGAGTTCGATCCGGGCGAGCTGCGCGCCGAGGCAGAAGTGGATGCCGACGCCCAACGCCAGGTGCGGGTTCGGCGCGCGGTCCAGGCGCACGGTGTCGGGGTCGGGAAACACGCGCGGGTCGCGGTTGGCGGCACCGATCGACGCCATGACCCCCTCGCCCGCGCGGACCGTGACGCCGCCGAGTTCCACGTCCTGCTTCGCGATCCGGAGTTGGCCCACGTCGCTGAGCCTGGTCACGCGCATGAGTTCTTCCACGGCCGACGGCAGGAGTCCCGGGTCGCGTACCAGCCGGTCCCACAGGGCGGGGTCGCGCAACAGGGTCGCGACGAAGCTGGTGATCTGGTTGGCCGACGTCTCGTGTCCGGCGACGAGGAGGTTCAACGCGAACGCGACCAGTTCGTCGTCGGTGAGCGCGGTGCGGCACAGCTCGTCGAGTAGGTCCCCGCCTGTGTCCTCGGCGTGGTCGTGGGCGCTGTCCCTGATGCCACCCGCGACCGCGGACTCCACTGCGTCAGTGTCCGCGACCGCAGTTCCGACTGTGTCGGTGCCTGCGACCGCAGTTGTTACGGTGCCGGTGGCTGCGACCGTGTCGTCAGCCGCGACCCCGTCGGTGGCTGTGTTCCCGACCACGCCTGTGTCCGCATCCGCGACCGCGTCCGTGTCGGTGACCGCGTTCGTGACGGTGTTCGTGACCGCGTCCGTGTCGCCTCCTCTGGCCGTGACCGCGTCCGCGTCGTGGCTCGCTTTCGTCGCGGCGCCCGCGACGGCAACCGATCCGTGCGCACCGCGTCGGTACGCGATCCGTTTGCGCACCACCAGGTCGGTCATGTACCCGACCAGCGACCCCATCGCGGACTCGACCCGGGCACGCTCCGACACCTCCATGCTGTACGCGAGTTCGGTCCACTCGCGGAACGCTTCGCGGTCGGCGTACGGCACGCCGAGCATCGAGCAGATGACCTGGATGGGCAGCGGCAACGCGAACAGCTGTCGCAGGTCCGCGCCCTGACCCGCGGCGGCGACGTCGTCGGCGAGACGGCCCGCGAGTTCGCGTATGGCCGGCCGCAGTGCCTCCACGCGACGTGGCGCGAAGACGCCGGACACCAACCGTCGCAACCGCGTGTGCTCGGGCGGGTCCGTGGTCGGCAACGTGTTCGACAACGGGCGGGAGACCCCGGCACGCGGCGCGCCGTCGGCGACCACGGCGGCCCGCGAGAACCGGGGGTCGGACAAGATCAGCCGCACGTGGTCGTACCGCGTGGCCAACCACACGTGCGATCCGGTCAACGTCCGCACCCGCACCACCGGCCGATCGGACTCCCTGATCGCGGCCCAGGTGGGGGAGGGGTCGAACGCGAACGCGTCGGCGAACGGGATGTCGAGAACCTGCCCGGCCTCGGTCATGCGCGAAACGCTACGAGGCGGTTCCGCCCGGCCGCGAGCGCCATTCGTGCCACGGGTCCGGAAACTCCCTCGCGTTCCCTCCGGTCAAGAGTGACCATTCCAGACATGTACGCCACCCGTTTCGCCACCCCGGACGACCTGGCCGGGCTCCCCGACCTGCTCGTCCGGCTGCAGGCCGATCCCGCGCACCACATCGG includes the following:
- a CDS encoding cytochrome P450, with product MTEAGQVLDIPFADAFAFDPSPTWAAIRESDRPVVRVRTLTGSHVWLATRYDHVRLILSDPRFSRAAVVADGAPRAGVSRPLSNTLPTTDPPEHTRLRRLVSGVFAPRRVEALRPAIRELAGRLADDVAAAGQGADLRQLFALPLPIQVICSMLGVPYADREAFREWTELAYSMEVSERARVESAMGSLVGYMTDLVVRKRIAYRRGAHGSVAVAGAATKASHDADAVTARGGDTDAVTNTVTNAVTDTDAVADADTGVVGNTATDGVAADDTVAATGTVTTAVAGTDTVGTAVADTDAVESAVAGGIRDSAHDHAEDTGGDLLDELCRTALTDDELVAFALNLLVAGHETSANQITSFVATLLRDPALWDRLVRDPGLLPSAVEELMRVTRLSDVGQLRIAKQDVELGGVTVRAGEGVMASIGAANRDPRVFPDPDTVRLDRAPNPHLALGVGIHFCLGAQLARIELGEALSVLINRFPRLRPARPIEDLAWRRVLVSGLAELPVLP